From Opitutales bacterium, the proteins below share one genomic window:
- a CDS encoding phosphoglucosamine mutase, translating into MRKYFGTDGVRGPVGGPLMRKEWAFRFGAGLGAWLRKSDSNKRQVLIGRDTRASGLSLSTAIAQGLACEGFEVVDVGVVPTPAVARLVIAKQCVAGVVVSASHNPSEDNGFKLFDGSGCKLSDVDEQEIEAHIDRVPGDLSVDGRFSQTLDGAQAYIDSIVELLGDLDFSGLRVAVDCGYGATFQTTPEILSRLGASVGSLHTAPDGNNINAGVGSEYPEVVQAHVAAGAFDLGIAHDGDGDRVVFIDSDGVLIDGDQLLGVLGLAEVRAGGEGTAFVGTIQSNMGLDQAIAQAGGVMERVAVGDRYVAERMRVIGARCGGENSGHIIIAKWATTGDGLLAAVGVMQLLKESRSSLTELARRVSLFPQETASIPVKEKRPLEQLTHLQETIESWESRLQGQGRLFARYSGTQHVLRLLVEANESDTVVACMTTLKQALEADFSRES; encoded by the coding sequence ATGCGAAAATACTTTGGAACAGATGGCGTGCGGGGCCCCGTGGGAGGCCCACTTATGCGCAAGGAGTGGGCCTTCCGTTTCGGTGCGGGATTGGGTGCATGGCTACGGAAGTCTGATTCAAATAAAAGGCAGGTCTTGATCGGTCGTGACACGCGCGCGAGTGGGTTAAGCCTATCCACTGCGATTGCCCAGGGTCTGGCATGTGAGGGATTTGAGGTAGTAGATGTCGGCGTCGTGCCCACACCGGCGGTGGCGCGCTTGGTAATCGCAAAGCAATGCGTCGCGGGAGTGGTGGTTTCGGCGAGTCACAACCCCTCTGAGGACAACGGTTTTAAGCTTTTTGATGGCAGCGGATGTAAATTGAGTGATGTGGATGAGCAGGAAATTGAAGCTCATATCGATCGTGTACCAGGCGACCTCTCTGTTGACGGTCGATTCTCTCAAACTCTCGATGGCGCACAGGCATATATCGACAGCATCGTCGAGTTGTTGGGCGATCTAGATTTTTCGGGACTACGCGTTGCGGTGGATTGCGGCTATGGCGCGACTTTCCAGACCACTCCAGAGATTTTGAGTCGACTTGGAGCCTCGGTGGGGTCGTTGCACACGGCTCCAGATGGAAACAATATAAACGCAGGGGTTGGGAGTGAGTATCCCGAGGTCGTTCAGGCTCACGTCGCAGCTGGAGCATTCGATCTTGGAATTGCTCATGATGGAGATGGAGATCGTGTTGTCTTCATCGATTCGGATGGAGTTTTAATCGACGGCGATCAGCTTTTGGGAGTGCTGGGCCTCGCCGAGGTCCGCGCGGGTGGCGAAGGGACTGCGTTCGTTGGGACGATCCAGAGCAACATGGGGCTCGATCAGGCCATTGCCCAAGCGGGAGGGGTGATGGAACGCGTGGCGGTCGGTGATCGTTATGTAGCGGAGCGGATGCGCGTGATCGGAGCGCGCTGTGGCGGTGAAAATAGCGGGCATATTATTATAGCGAAATGGGCGACTACAGGTGACGGCCTCTTGGCCGCGGTTGGCGTGATGCAGCTGTTGAAAGAGTCCCGTTCTTCGCTAACGGAGCTCGCTCGGCGGGTATCGTTGTTTCCACAAGAGACGGCCTCTATCCCCGTCAAAGAGAAAAGACCACTGGAGCAGCTGACCCACCTTCAGGAAACGATCGAGTCATGGGAGAGTCGATTGCAGGGGCAGGGGCGCTTATTCGCCCGTTACAGCGGAACACAGCATGTATTAAGGCTGCTCGTCGAGGCGAATGAGTCTGATACGGTGGTGGCTTGTATGACCACATTGAAACAGGCGTTGGAGGCGGATTTTAGCCGGGAATCTTAG